One stretch of Rhipicephalus sanguineus isolate Rsan-2018 chromosome 10, BIME_Rsan_1.4, whole genome shotgun sequence DNA includes these proteins:
- the LOC119406472 gene encoding uncharacterized protein LOC119406472: MFCGVIQMQYPSRRERWSCNRGGRVSSFRTKVHCVRELPPRTARQLPSLWQAVGDLNFSVVGTLVTVEGVREQQHKLPWRSQPLVKGSGAGAGNLLPAAGMLYSGCVVASTIRCLNSIGIQSITERTFYNYQRAYLLPAVKQLFLKKQAAMVNSLTDLRVDLAGDGRCDSPGYSAKYLAYSVLAAQNGCILHTEQVQVGESPEVPNSVSMEKQGFYFFYLFSTYCGPLGPSRPWHV, translated from the exons ATGTTTTGTGGCGTCATTCAAATGCAGTACCCATCAAGACGAGAGCGATGGAGTTGCAACAGGGGTGGAAGAGTCTCTTCATTCCGAACGAAAGTTCATTGTGTTCGAGAGCTTCCTCCGAGAACTGCTCGCCAACTGCCCAGTCTGTGGCAAGCAGTAGGCGACTTGAACTTCAGCGTAGTGGGAACTCTGGTCACTGTAGAGGGAGTGCGCGAGCAACAGCACAAGCTTCCTTGGAGAAGCCAGCCACTTGTTAAAGGTAGCGGAGCTGGGGCAGGCAACCTTCTCCCGGCTGCTGGCATGCTCTACTCGGGCTGTGTGGTGGCTTCAACGATTCGGTGCCTCAATTCCATTGGCATACAGAGCATCACGGAGCGCACCTTTTACAACTACCAGAGGGCCTACTTGCTCCCTGCAGTAAAACAG CTCTTCCTCAAGAAACAAGCAGCGATGGTGAATTCACTTACTGACTTGCGAGTTGACCTGGCAGGTGATGGGCGGTGTGACTCGCCAGGCTACAGCGCCAAATACCTCGCATACAGTGTGCTTGCCGCGCAGAACGGCTGTATTCTACACACTGAGCAGGTGCAAGTCGGAGAG TCACCCGAAGTCCCCAACAGTGTCTCAATGGAGAAGCAaggattttattttttttatttatttagtacatactgcggACCCTTAGGTCCAAGCAG GCCCTGGCATGTCTGA